A DNA window from Vicinamibacterales bacterium contains the following coding sequences:
- a CDS encoding DUF6496 domain-containing protein yields the protein MPVWIDARRTVGREELSALRVRRYRQRQRDEEQRDSTHRFAAYCARMASGLQRRNVEEIRMAKYGKAAGKRVKSAMHRKKKGTLKSGSGRKVTSRKQAIAIGLSEAREKGAKVPRRSSKKR from the coding sequence GTGCCTGTCTGGATTGACGCCCGCCGCACCGTCGGCCGGGAAGAACTAAGCGCCCTGCGCGTGCGCCGGTATCGGCAGCGCCAGCGTGACGAGGAGCAGCGAGACTCGACTCATCGGTTTGCGGCGTATTGTGCCCGAATGGCGTCCGGATTGCAGCGTCGTAACGTGGAGGAAATACGCATGGCCAAGTACGGCAAGGCAGCAGGCAAGCGCGTCAAGTCCGCGATGCACCGGAAGAAGAAGGGAACGCTGAAGAGCGGATCCGGTCGGAAAGTCACGAGCCGCAAGCAGGCAATCGCAATCGGTCTCAGCGAGGCGCGGGAAAAGGGCGCGAAGGTGCCGCGCCGGAGCAGCAAGAAGCGCTAG